Proteins encoded within one genomic window of Lysinibacillus louembei:
- a CDS encoding NUDIX hydrolase: MGYIKKLRKVVGSRPLIMVGACVIIINEQNELLLQHRKDNGCWGLIGGSMELGESLEQVAYREMLEETGLQAQQLILLQTYSGEGFYYQYPHGDEVYLVVTTYECKQFAGELKHDEEEAFEVRFFPIEQLPVNLNQVDQPIIKDYIKKA; encoded by the coding sequence ATGGGCTATATTAAAAAATTGCGAAAAGTAGTGGGTAGCCGACCACTCATTATGGTTGGCGCTTGTGTGATAATTATCAATGAACAAAATGAACTGCTTTTACAGCACCGCAAGGACAATGGCTGTTGGGGGTTGATTGGTGGTTCGATGGAGCTTGGGGAATCATTAGAGCAAGTTGCATATCGTGAAATGCTAGAAGAAACAGGGCTACAAGCACAACAGCTAATCTTATTACAAACGTATTCAGGGGAAGGCTTTTATTATCAATATCCACATGGTGATGAGGTCTATTTAGTTGTTACAACATATGAATGCAAGCAATTTGCTGGAGAATTAAAGCATGACGAGGAAGAAGCGTTTGAAGTAAGGTTTTTTCCTATAGAGCAATTGCCTGTTAATTTAAATCAAGTCGACCAACCTATTATAAAAGATTATATAAAAAAAGCATGA
- a CDS encoding AIM24 family protein has translation MSKYSISEFIKQTEQVDRGEGFFELETPRMLEVNLDNLVWAKAGSMVAYNGQIKFEREGILEHGLGSLFKKALTGEGASLMKATGKGKLYLADSGKKIIILHLQNEAIYVNGNDLLAFEPTIKHEIKLMRKVAGMMAGGLFNIRCEGTGLVAITTHYEPLTLRVTPGNPIITDPNATVAWSGNLQPEFQTDISFKTFLGRGSGESFQMRFEGDGFVIVQPYEEVYMQAQS, from the coding sequence ATGAGTAAATATTCAATTTCGGAATTTATTAAGCAAACGGAGCAGGTTGATCGTGGAGAAGGCTTTTTTGAGCTAGAAACACCGCGTATGCTAGAGGTCAATTTAGATAACCTCGTTTGGGCGAAGGCGGGCTCCATGGTTGCCTATAATGGGCAAATTAAATTTGAGCGTGAAGGCATTTTAGAGCACGGGCTTGGTTCATTATTTAAAAAGGCGCTGACAGGTGAAGGTGCCTCTTTAATGAAAGCAACAGGTAAAGGTAAGCTTTACCTAGCAGACAGCGGTAAGAAAATTATTATTTTACATTTACAAAATGAAGCAATTTATGTGAACGGCAATGACTTACTCGCTTTTGAGCCAACGATTAAGCATGAAATTAAATTAATGAGAAAAGTAGCAGGCATGATGGCGGGGGGCTTATTTAATATTCGCTGTGAGGGAACAGGTCTTGTAGCAATTACAACACATTATGAACCACTCACTTTACGCGTCACACCAGGTAATCCAATCATTACAGACCCGAATGCAACGGTTGCATGGTCAGGCAATTTACAGCCCGAGTTCCAAACAGATATTTCCTTTAAAACATTCCTAGGGCGCGGCAGTGGCGAATCCTTCCAAATGCGCTTTGAGGGTGATGGCTTCGTCATTGTCCAGCCATACGAAGAAGTATATATGCAGGCGCAGAGCTAA
- a CDS encoding MerR family transcriptional regulator, whose amino-acid sequence MFIKQFAAKYHLSQDTLRFYEKEGMLHPQRLENGYRFYDVSCERAVKFIQVMKNIGFSLQEIRSLLTLSGQPMSEECNQASHALFAHKINEIERQLAFLTMALDALKMAEGLVQEGKYESNKEQIDEVVEEMYRKLGDSFA is encoded by the coding sequence ATGTTTATTAAGCAATTTGCCGCAAAATATCATCTGTCACAAGATACGCTTCGCTTTTATGAAAAAGAAGGGATGCTCCATCCACAGCGCTTAGAAAATGGCTATCGCTTTTATGATGTGTCTTGTGAGAGAGCAGTTAAATTCATTCAAGTGATGAAAAATATTGGCTTTTCATTACAAGAAATTCGTAGCTTGCTTACTTTAAGTGGGCAGCCGATGAGTGAAGAATGCAATCAGGCTTCACATGCATTATTTGCTCATAAAATCAATGAGATTGAAAGACAGCTTGCATTTTTAACAATGGCATTAGATGCATTAAAAATGGCAGAAGGGTTAGTGCAAGAGGGTAAATATGAATCGAATAAAGAGCAAATTGATGAGGTTGTTGAAGAAATGTATCGAAAGCTAGGTGATAGCTTTGCATAG
- a CDS encoding universal stress protein, translating to MYQHIVLAADGSENALRAAQEAVKIAQFSVNSVVDIVYVASFDNARADRLHSASPDSLLLERRRKVAAIEQLIKEQGISYKVTILKGEPAPEIIQYVNANNVNLVIIGSRGLNGLQEMVLGSVSHKVMKRVNCPALIVK from the coding sequence ATGTATCAGCATATCGTTTTAGCAGCAGACGGCTCGGAAAATGCGCTACGTGCTGCACAAGAAGCGGTGAAAATCGCACAGTTTTCCGTCAATAGTGTTGTGGACATCGTGTATGTCGCAAGCTTTGACAACGCACGAGCAGATCGACTACATAGCGCCTCACCCGACAGCCTGTTGTTAGAGCGCCGCCGCAAAGTAGCCGCAATCGAGCAGCTCATAAAGGAGCAGGGCATTTCATATAAAGTAACTATTTTAAAGGGTGAGCCTGCTCCTGAAATTATTCAATATGTAAATGCCAACAATGTAAACCTAGTCATTATTGGCAGCCGTGGTTTAAATGGCCTGCAGGAAATGGTACTAGGCAGTGTCAGCCATAAAGTCATGAAGCGGGTTAACTGCCCTGCCTTGATTGTGAAGTAA
- the abc-f gene encoding ribosomal protection-like ABC-F family protein, with product MQIKAEQITKTLGSNEIFTGLQLEVNTGEHIAVVGPNGCGKTTLLRLLAGEDTPDTGRIIKSKEATLGYLHQIPSYPAYTVRAVLEEAFASIFALKEKMELFEQQMQAGEIAEKLLQQYGQIQEQFMQEGGYELDSQLIAVANGLGIHPFLAQPFEALSGGEKTKVMLGQILLQNPSILLLDEPTNHLDMRAIEWLEGHVQKFDGIVIVVSHDRQFMNQVAQKIVEIEDGEAHTYHGNYDAFVQQKQEKIEQQFAQYEEQQKKIKKMQEAIKRLKQWANEANPPSDSLHRRAKSMEKALARMERVKKPSNIKKMNLSLTMSERSGKEVVAFENVTHRYERILFADSDLSVYFQDRLAIVGDNGCGKSTLLKMITGEVTPQLGSCKLGSNVKIGYLSQQFDYRDTEARVVDVFREAVAVSEAEARHILAQFLFYGYDVFKKIKNLSGGEKMRLRLAQLMHQQINLLVLDEPTNHLDIESREVLEDTLETFEGTVIAVSHDRYFLQKLFTKIAWVEHQRIAVYDGDYEWAKAKRTVVEKAPVEKVQRQKARSTLEQIEKLEIKLKEPTLAAIQRTKLEQQLEALYEQWLREE from the coding sequence ATGCAAATAAAAGCAGAGCAGATTACTAAAACACTTGGTAGCAATGAAATTTTTACAGGACTACAGCTAGAGGTTAATACAGGAGAGCATATTGCCGTTGTCGGTCCAAACGGCTGTGGCAAAACGACATTGCTGCGCCTATTAGCAGGCGAGGACACACCAGATACAGGTCGTATTATTAAAAGCAAGGAAGCAACGCTTGGTTATTTACATCAAATACCGAGCTATCCAGCATATACGGTGAGAGCCGTGTTAGAGGAAGCCTTTGCTTCGATTTTTGCCTTGAAGGAAAAAATGGAGTTATTTGAGCAGCAAATGCAGGCGGGGGAAATAGCCGAAAAGCTTTTACAGCAATACGGGCAAATACAGGAGCAATTTATGCAAGAAGGTGGCTATGAGCTAGATTCTCAGCTGATTGCCGTTGCCAATGGCTTAGGCATTCATCCTTTTTTAGCACAACCATTTGAAGCATTAAGTGGTGGTGAGAAAACAAAGGTGATGCTAGGGCAAATTTTATTGCAAAACCCATCAATTTTATTATTAGATGAGCCAACAAATCATTTAGATATGCGGGCAATTGAATGGCTTGAGGGGCATGTGCAAAAATTTGATGGCATCGTCATTGTCGTTTCACATGACCGTCAATTTATGAATCAGGTTGCACAAAAAATAGTGGAAATAGAAGATGGCGAGGCCCACACTTATCATGGTAATTATGATGCATTTGTCCAGCAAAAGCAGGAAAAAATTGAACAGCAATTTGCGCAATATGAGGAACAACAGAAGAAAATCAAAAAGATGCAGGAAGCAATTAAACGGCTAAAGCAATGGGCAAATGAAGCGAATCCGCCTAGCGATAGCTTGCACCGTCGAGCGAAGAGCATGGAGAAGGCGTTAGCGAGAATGGAGAGAGTGAAAAAGCCATCGAACATAAAAAAGATGAATTTATCATTAACAATGTCAGAGCGCAGTGGCAAGGAAGTCGTAGCCTTTGAAAATGTTACACATCGCTATGAGCGTATACTATTTGCTGATAGTGACTTATCTGTCTATTTCCAAGACAGACTAGCCATTGTTGGTGACAACGGCTGCGGCAAGTCGACGCTGCTAAAAATGATAACGGGTGAAGTCACACCACAGCTGGGAAGCTGTAAGCTTGGCAGCAATGTTAAAATTGGCTACTTATCACAGCAATTTGATTATCGCGATACGGAGGCACGGGTAGTAGATGTTTTCCGTGAAGCAGTAGCTGTCTCCGAGGCAGAGGCACGCCACATACTAGCGCAGTTTCTATTTTACGGATATGATGTCTTCAAAAAAATCAAAAATTTAAGTGGTGGCGAAAAAATGCGCTTACGTCTTGCGCAGCTGATGCATCAACAAATCAATTTATTGGTGCTAGATGAGCCGACCAACCATCTTGATATTGAATCACGTGAAGTGCTAGAGGATACCTTGGAAACCTTTGAAGGGACAGTTATCGCTGTCTCACATGATCGTTATTTTTTACAAAAGCTATTCACGAAAATAGCATGGGTTGAGCATCAGCGAATTGCAGTGTATGACGGTGATTATGAGTGGGCAAAAGCAAAGCGTACAGTTGTTGAAAAAGCACCAGTCGAGAAAGTTCAACGTCAAAAAGCACGCTCTACTTTAGAACAAATCGAAAAATTAGAAATCAAATTAAAGGAACCAACACTTGCTGCTATACAGCGTACAAAACTAGAGCAGCAACTAGAAGCATTGTATGAGCAGTGGTTACGAGAGGAATAG
- the panC gene encoding pantoate--beta-alanine ligase yields MKVVTTIAELKQFVQQTKKEQKTIGLVPTMGYLHDGHLTLARTAKADNDVVIMSIFVNPTQFGPNEDFESYPRDLPRDTELAQSAGVDVIFAPSVEEMYPADGGIKLLVGRQATILCGASRPGHFDGVVQVVAKLFHLAEPMRAYFGQKDAQQVAIIETLVRDFNFPLEIKTIAIVREEDGLAKSSRNVYLSEQERAEAPAIFAALNIAKAHFLQTQNAQEAIALADKHITTNTAGRIDYLQLLSYPDLAAITAQTNKFLLAVAVYIGKTRLIDNLIFQIEGE; encoded by the coding sequence ATGAAAGTTGTCACAACGATTGCGGAGCTAAAGCAATTCGTCCAACAAACGAAGAAAGAACAAAAAACAATCGGTCTTGTTCCGACGATGGGCTATTTGCACGATGGACATTTAACACTTGCTCGCACAGCAAAGGCAGACAACGATGTTGTCATTATGAGCATCTTCGTCAATCCAACACAATTTGGACCAAACGAGGATTTTGAATCATACCCGCGCGATTTACCACGCGATACGGAGCTAGCACAGTCTGCAGGCGTTGATGTAATTTTTGCACCAAGCGTGGAGGAAATGTATCCAGCAGACGGTGGCATTAAGCTATTAGTAGGACGTCAGGCAACGATTTTATGCGGTGCAAGCAGACCAGGACATTTCGATGGAGTTGTGCAAGTTGTCGCAAAGCTATTCCATTTAGCAGAGCCGATGCGCGCTTATTTCGGGCAAAAGGATGCCCAACAAGTTGCGATTATTGAGACGCTGGTGCGCGATTTTAATTTCCCTCTAGAAATTAAAACGATTGCGATTGTTCGTGAAGAGGATGGGCTTGCAAAATCGAGTCGCAATGTCTATTTATCAGAGCAAGAGCGGGCGGAAGCACCAGCAATTTTTGCGGCATTAAATATAGCGAAGGCACATTTTTTACAAACGCAAAATGCACAGGAAGCCATTGCGCTTGCTGACAAGCATATTACGACAAATACAGCAGGTCGCATTGATTATTTACAGCTTTTAAGCTATCCTGATTTAGCAGCAATTACAGCGCAAACAAATAAATTTTTACTAGCAGTAGCTGTTTATATTGGTAAAACGAGACTAATTGACAATTTAATTTTTCAAATAGAAGGAGAATAA
- the panB gene encoding 3-methyl-2-oxobutanoate hydroxymethyltransferase, whose translation MKTTSDFLKMKQQGEKIVMITAYDYPNAKFSEDAAVDMILVGDSLGMVVLGYESTMRVTVDDMIHHSKAVRRGAPNTFIVVDMPFGSYHGDVNDTLKTAVRMMQETNANALKLEGAGDVIPVIKKLTDAGIPVVAHLGLLPQSAGVLGGYKVQGKTAEQAQQLIEDARACEEAGAAAVVLECIPHQLTEAVSQALTIPTIGIGAGAEADGQVLVFHDLVQYGKHHIPKFVKAFAHVGDEVEHGITSYVREVKTGTFPAKEHQFTMKDEELNQLYGGVK comes from the coding sequence ATGAAAACAACAAGTGATTTTTTGAAAATGAAGCAGCAAGGTGAAAAAATCGTCATGATTACTGCATACGATTACCCGAATGCTAAATTTTCTGAGGATGCGGCAGTCGATATGATTTTAGTCGGTGATTCTTTAGGGATGGTTGTACTTGGCTATGAATCAACAATGCGTGTGACAGTTGATGACATGATTCATCACAGCAAGGCAGTGCGCCGCGGTGCGCCAAACACATTTATTGTCGTAGATATGCCATTTGGTTCCTATCATGGCGATGTAAATGACACATTAAAAACAGCTGTCCGTATGATGCAGGAAACGAATGCTAATGCATTAAAGCTTGAAGGAGCAGGCGATGTAATTCCTGTCATTAAGAAGCTAACAGATGCAGGCATACCTGTTGTCGCACATTTAGGCTTATTGCCACAATCAGCGGGGGTGCTCGGTGGCTATAAAGTGCAAGGGAAAACAGCTGAGCAAGCACAGCAGCTTATTGAAGATGCAAGGGCATGTGAGGAGGCAGGGGCAGCAGCCGTTGTATTAGAGTGTATTCCACATCAGCTAACAGAGGCAGTTTCACAGGCTTTAACGATTCCGACAATCGGTATCGGAGCAGGTGCTGAAGCGGATGGGCAAGTGCTTGTATTCCACGATTTAGTGCAATACGGCAAGCACCATATTCCGAAGTTTGTTAAAGCATTTGCACATGTTGGTGATGAAGTTGAGCATGGTATTACAAGCTATGTACGTGAAGTAAAGACAGGCACATTCCCTGCGAAAGAGCATCAATTTACAATGAAAGATGAAGAACTGAACCAGCTATATGGAGGCGTCAAATAA
- a CDS encoding class I SAM-dependent methyltransferase produces MVKVDALLQAMAMPASAHQIQQIQTAHRLQLIDFWGIPKGANVLEIGCGQGDTLAALAYTVGATGFVHGIDVADARYGAPETLGQARERLLQSELGQQLRIDFNIDIFNEQVTFQDKQFDYIVLSHCIWYFASYEMLEKMLMRIRPWGQHLCLAEWNPCIELAEQLPHFTAVSIQAIIESFKTSSESNVRTMFYPKDIEQALNKSGWTIDKKDNIYSPDLQDGDWEVDAALSFYPEELEGLPQIPAKLKQLLLAQIEALKEVKEIKPMSTFCVKAR; encoded by the coding sequence ATGGTGAAGGTAGATGCTTTACTTCAAGCAATGGCTATGCCAGCATCGGCTCACCAGATTCAACAAATTCAAACAGCACATCGCCTACAATTAATTGACTTTTGGGGAATTCCTAAAGGGGCAAACGTGTTAGAAATTGGCTGTGGGCAAGGCGATACGCTTGCTGCACTTGCCTATACAGTTGGCGCTACAGGCTTTGTACATGGCATAGATGTGGCAGATGCAAGGTACGGTGCACCTGAAACGCTAGGTCAAGCGAGGGAGCGTTTATTGCAAAGTGAACTAGGACAACAATTGCGCATTGATTTTAACATCGATATTTTCAATGAACAGGTGACATTTCAAGACAAGCAATTTGACTATATCGTTTTGTCACACTGTATTTGGTATTTTGCTAGCTATGAAATGCTAGAAAAAATGTTAATGCGCATTAGGCCATGGGGACAACACCTTTGCTTAGCTGAATGGAACCCTTGCATTGAGCTTGCAGAGCAGCTACCGCATTTTACAGCAGTATCCATTCAAGCGATTATTGAAAGCTTTAAAACAAGCAGTGAATCCAATGTACGTACGATGTTTTACCCGAAGGATATTGAACAAGCACTCAATAAAAGTGGCTGGACAATCGACAAAAAAGATAATATTTACTCCCCTGATTTACAGGACGGTGACTGGGAGGTAGATGCGGCGCTTTCATTCTATCCCGAGGAGCTAGAGGGGCTACCACAAATCCCAGCCAAATTGAAACAGCTATTACTTGCACAAATTGAGGCTTTGAAAGAAGTGAAGGAAATAAAGCCGATGTCTACGTTTTGTGTGAAAGCGAGATAA
- a CDS encoding RidA family protein — translation MNQIMRTNPTTMPKPVGNYTHITKIPRNAELFVLSGQIGTGMTGHLPETFNEQMHNTFQNIKLALQSENLDATNIIKVNVWATELIDWHYFYKEWDDFFEKEYPAMTIGYIAALGLPEIKIEIEIWAANP, via the coding sequence ATGAATCAAATTATGAGAACAAATCCAACAACAATGCCAAAGCCTGTTGGCAACTACACACACATAACGAAAATCCCAAGAAATGCAGAGCTATTTGTGTTATCAGGACAAATTGGTACAGGTATGACAGGACATTTACCTGAGACATTCAATGAGCAAATGCACAACACGTTCCAAAATATTAAGCTAGCTTTACAGTCAGAAAATTTAGATGCAACAAACATTATTAAAGTAAATGTTTGGGCAACAGAGCTGATTGATTGGCATTATTTTTATAAGGAATGGGACGATTTCTTCGAAAAAGAATACCCAGCAATGACAATAGGCTATATTGCTGCACTTGGCTTGCCAGAAATCAAAATCGAAATTGAAATTTGGGCAGCAAATCCATAA
- a CDS encoding RAxF-45 family protein: MIQNAMTTGVKVDTAMYFARVITFDFANNGTSMSFFKQIKIRNVAD, translated from the coding sequence ATGATTCAAAACGCTATGACTACAGGTGTAAAAGTGGATACTGCAATGTACTTTGCACGTGTAATTACTTTTGATTTTGCGAACAACGGGACGAGTATGTCCTTTTTTAAGCAAATCAAAATACGAAACGTAGCGGATTAA
- a CDS encoding DUF4260 domain-containing protein: protein MIALHSLIKLEYALSFFVLFAIYCYLDFSILWFFLLLLAPDICMIGYVIDAKVGAIIYNIGHSLILPSILLTIALFANIALLLSIAMIWLAHILMDRALGYGLKYMTGFKDTHLGAI, encoded by the coding sequence GTGATAGCTTTGCATAGCTTAATTAAACTAGAGTATGCACTCAGTTTTTTCGTACTATTTGCTATTTATTGTTATCTTGATTTTTCGATACTATGGTTCTTTCTTTTGCTGCTTGCGCCAGATATATGTATGATTGGCTATGTGATAGATGCAAAAGTAGGTGCCATTATATACAATATTGGGCACAGCCTTATTCTACCTTCTATTCTATTAACAATTGCTTTATTCGCAAATATCGCATTATTGTTATCAATTGCGATGATTTGGTTAGCACATATTTTGATGGATCGGGCTTTAGGCTATGGCTTGAAATATATGACAGGGTTTAAGGATACACATTTAGGAGCTATTTGA
- the panD gene encoding aspartate 1-decarboxylase, with translation MFRMMMNSKIHRAQVTQADLNYVGSITIDEDILDAVGMLPNEKVHIVNNNNGARFETYIIAGERGSGVICVNGAAARLVQKGDIVIIISYVYVDANEARDHKPTVAIMGDNNTIKQMISYEPEATVM, from the coding sequence ATGTTTCGCATGATGATGAATAGCAAAATCCACCGTGCACAAGTAACACAGGCGGATTTAAACTATGTTGGCTCAATTACAATTGATGAGGATATTTTAGATGCAGTAGGTATGCTGCCGAACGAAAAAGTGCATATTGTCAACAACAATAACGGGGCACGCTTTGAAACATATATTATCGCAGGAGAGCGTGGCAGTGGCGTTATTTGTGTTAATGGTGCAGCTGCACGCCTTGTACAAAAGGGCGATATCGTTATTATTATTTCATACGTTTATGTGGACGCAAATGAAGCACGTGACCATAAGCCAACTGTAGCGATTATGGGTGACAATAACACGATTAAGCAAATGATTAGCTACGAGCCAGAAGCAACAGTGATGTAG
- the abc-f gene encoding ribosomal protection-like ABC-F family protein → MEQLQFELKQATVNYLDKEILNIPYLAVHQLERIGIVGDNGAGKSTLLKLLAGKISPTTGHVKSFVDALYMDQIDLQVTQDIDYALQGKLNIQGMAEHLSGGERTRRKLAELLSTYAPCYLLDEPTSHLDRDGIQFLIDELTHYYGTLIIVSHDRALLDALVDTIWEVKDGAIHVYTGNYSSYKEQKKLERQQQQVAHEAYVKEKGRLEAAATDKMKRAEQMAQAKNMSRKEAKAKPNRMFETKSKASGQKALHRAAKAMEERVQQLQAVEKPEAERVFHFAHKAITELHNKVPILANDFTLMAGDKLLLERVSFQIRQGQKIAITGANGSGKSTLLKAIADGIEGIDISPKVKIGYFQQMSYRFVQAQTLLQFMKSQSAYDEGFLRKILAAMHFTQTDLRKSVCELSGGEAMRLQLALLFVGDYNVLLLDEPTNFLDITLLEALERFILGYQGTVLIVSHDEAFLQQTATVRYHLVEQKLLLQ, encoded by the coding sequence ATGGAACAATTGCAATTTGAACTCAAACAAGCAACAGTGAACTATTTAGATAAGGAAATTTTAAATATCCCGTATTTAGCTGTACATCAATTGGAGCGTATCGGTATTGTGGGGGATAACGGCGCAGGCAAAAGCACATTGCTCAAGCTGTTGGCAGGAAAAATTTCTCCAACGACAGGTCATGTCAAAAGCTTTGTTGATGCGCTTTATATGGATCAAATCGACTTACAAGTAACGCAGGATATTGACTATGCATTGCAAGGTAAACTTAATATTCAAGGTATGGCTGAGCATTTAAGCGGTGGCGAGCGAACGAGACGCAAGCTAGCCGAGCTTTTATCGACGTATGCACCTTGTTATTTATTAGATGAGCCTACATCGCATTTAGATCGAGATGGTATTCAATTTTTAATTGATGAGCTAACGCATTATTATGGAACATTGATTATCGTTAGCCATGACCGAGCTTTGTTAGATGCCTTAGTCGATACGATTTGGGAAGTAAAGGATGGCGCAATACATGTGTACACAGGTAATTACAGCTCCTATAAAGAACAAAAGAAATTAGAGCGCCAGCAACAGCAAGTCGCACATGAGGCATACGTAAAGGAAAAAGGTCGGCTAGAAGCTGCTGCTACAGATAAAATGAAGCGAGCCGAGCAAATGGCACAAGCAAAAAATATGTCCCGTAAAGAAGCAAAGGCAAAGCCAAACCGCATGTTTGAAACAAAATCCAAAGCCTCTGGGCAAAAGGCATTGCACCGAGCAGCAAAGGCGATGGAAGAGCGTGTCCAGCAGCTACAGGCAGTAGAAAAGCCTGAGGCGGAGCGAGTATTTCATTTTGCGCACAAAGCAATTACTGAGCTGCATAATAAAGTGCCGATTTTAGCGAATGATTTTACATTAATGGCTGGAGACAAGCTATTATTAGAGCGCGTTTCCTTCCAAATCCGTCAAGGGCAAAAAATTGCTATTACAGGTGCAAACGGAAGTGGCAAAAGCACATTGCTAAAGGCGATTGCTGACGGTATAGAGGGCATTGATATATCACCAAAAGTGAAAATCGGCTATTTTCAGCAAATGAGCTATCGGTTTGTGCAAGCTCAAACATTGCTACAATTTATGAAATCACAATCAGCCTATGATGAAGGCTTTTTGCGAAAAATCTTAGCTGCCATGCATTTTACACAAACGGACTTGCGAAAAAGCGTTTGTGAGCTAAGCGGTGGTGAAGCAATGCGCCTGCAGTTAGCTTTATTATTTGTTGGAGATTATAATGTGCTACTGCTTGATGAACCGACAAATTTTTTAGATATTACATTATTGGAAGCATTGGAGCGCTTTATTTTAGGCTATCAAGGAACAGTGTTAATCGTTTCGCATGATGAGGCATTTTTACAACAAACAGCAACAGTACGTTATCATTTAGTGGAACAGAAATTGCTGTTACAATAA
- a CDS encoding SulP family inorganic anion transporter gives MQTIQQQWFSNIRADILSGIVVALALIPEAIAFSIMAGVDPMVGLYASFTIATVIAFVGGRPAMISAATGAMAIVVVDLVADHGLQYLLAATILTGIIQILFGIFGIAKLMRFIPNAVMIGFVNSLAILVFMAQLPHFIGGSSMTYLFLFITIGLVYVIPKFFKMIPAPLIAVVLLTAAALVFHLDLKTVGDLGAVPTSLPTFLLPDIPLTFETLQIILPYSLALAVVGLLESLLTAQILDDMTDTKSNKNMEARGQGIANIVNGFFGGMAGCAMIGQSMINVKSGGRGRLSTLVSGIFLIFLIVVLGDIVVDIPMPVLAGIMVMVAISAFDWGSLRYTIAAPKGEVFVMLITIIIVLYTGNLAIGVVTGIIISALFFVAKISKVHITQKADVYIVEGPLFFASTKAFVDKLEQAEELHITIDLTSSHLWDESSVGALVKVISKLEENGKTVTVIGMNPASQALYQKLTSYS, from the coding sequence ATGCAAACTATACAGCAGCAATGGTTTAGCAATATACGGGCAGATATTTTATCAGGTATCGTTGTTGCGTTGGCGCTTATACCTGAAGCCATTGCCTTTTCAATTATGGCAGGAGTTGACCCAATGGTTGGGTTGTATGCTTCGTTTACCATTGCAACAGTCATTGCCTTTGTTGGTGGACGCCCTGCGATGATTTCTGCTGCGACAGGGGCTATGGCAATTGTCGTTGTTGATTTAGTGGCAGATCATGGACTGCAATATTTACTTGCTGCAACCATTTTAACAGGAATTATTCAAATTTTATTTGGCATTTTTGGGATTGCAAAGCTGATGCGCTTCATTCCAAATGCGGTGATGATTGGCTTCGTAAATTCTTTAGCCATTTTAGTTTTTATGGCACAGCTTCCCCATTTTATTGGCGGTAGCAGTATGACTTATTTATTTTTATTTATTACAATTGGGCTTGTTTATGTAATTCCGAAATTTTTCAAAATGATTCCAGCCCCTTTAATCGCCGTTGTCCTATTGACAGCCGCAGCGCTTGTTTTTCATCTTGATTTAAAAACAGTTGGTGATTTAGGTGCAGTGCCAACAAGTTTACCTACTTTTTTATTACCTGATATTCCACTAACATTCGAAACGCTACAAATTATTTTGCCATATTCATTAGCACTGGCGGTCGTTGGTTTATTGGAATCTTTATTAACTGCACAAATTTTAGATGATATGACGGATACGAAGTCGAATAAAAATATGGAGGCACGTGGACAGGGTATTGCTAATATCGTTAACGGCTTTTTTGGCGGTATGGCAGGCTGTGCGATGATTGGTCAGTCGATGATTAATGTCAAATCTGGTGGGCGTGGGCGTTTATCCACACTTGTCTCAGGTATCTTTTTAATATTTTTAATTGTCGTACTAGGTGATATTGTTGTTGATATTCCGATGCCTGTCTTGGCAGGTATTATGGTAATGGTTGCAATCTCTGCATTCGATTGGGGCTCATTGAGATACACAATTGCTGCACCAAAGGGAGAAGTTTTCGTGATGCTTATTACAATTATTATTGTGCTGTATACGGGCAATTTAGCAATTGGTGTTGTGACAGGTATTATTATTAGTGCGCTATTTTTTGTTGCGAAAATTTCAAAGGTTCATATTACACAAAAAGCAGATGTATATATTGTAGAAGGTCCTTTATTTTTTGCATCAACGAAAGCTTTTGTTGATAAGCTAGAGCAAGCGGAGGAGCTACATATTACAATTGATTTGACAAGCAGTCATCTTTGGGATGAATCCAGTGTCGGTGCACTTGTCAAAGTAATAAGCAAGCTAGAGGAAAATGGCAAAACAGTTACCGTTATTGGTATGAACCCTGCTAGTCAGGCACTTTATCAAAAGCTAACGAGTTACTCATAA